From the genome of Trypanosoma brucei brucei TREU927 chromosome 11 chr11_scaffold01 genomic scaffold, whole genome shotgun sequence:
ATCTCTGTTATGTCAAGCCCCCTATATTCAACATGACTGGACCCAGCGCATTCTTTTCCCCATCAGAGTTTCCTGGCGAATGCGACTATGATCTCTCACTTGAAGGCGCGCCTGGCGAAGGGTTTGAGGATGGTAGAGAGGATCACTCGTCGGATGAAAGAGTTTTTTATCTTCCGGATGGTAATGCCATTCCTATATCAACCCATCGCAGTTTGACGACAGAGGCTCTCTTCGATTTTGGTATTTTGGGTAGCCAGTACGTACCCAAGTCACGCTACATGACAGAGTTGGGGGAAATATTCCAACCATCGTTTCCCATGGGTGTTAGTTGGCTCGCATTTGCTGCTATCAACAACTGTCAGCCGGTTATTCGAGCGCAGCTTTATGCTAGTATTGTCCTCTCCGGTGGAAATGTCTCGTTTCCCGGCACAAGGGAAAGAATAGAAACAGAAGTAACACAGCTCTACAGGGAAACCCACACCAGCGAGGCGGTGACACCCATAGCAGTTAATGATATTCCCTGTCGCGTGTACAGTGCATGGGTTGGTGGTTCGATGCTCGCAGGCACTTCCATGTTCCCGCATCTTGCTGTCTCACGGCAAGAATATGAAGAACAAGGACACCGCGTTGTGCACTGCAAGTGCCAGTAGTGTGGATGTTGTTTGCGTTAAAAATGTTCACTGTCAAGCTCCACCTTTGGCTGTGCTGTAGTTTTCCATCACTTTGTTCTTGTGTACATTCAGCAGGGGTGCGGCACCGTTGAATTCAAATTTGGCCCACAATGTTCAGTTGTTGAAGAAATGTGAAACACTTGTCAACCTTCCTAAGTTTCTTCCTACTGCCGCTTACGTTGTGTGCGCGCGCACAGGTGGGTACGTatatgtaatatatatacaaggACGCGCGCGCTGTAGAGGATGTtaagcaacagcagcgacaGGGCTCGAGTTGGGTTAGGGGTCATCCTAAGAAGATAAGATCTCTTCACTTATCCCTGTGGAAGAATGTGTCGTCCATTGGCGGAttgcacaaaaagaaaaaagtctaCACTCCCTCCCCGTACGGCCTTCTTTCGATTGCTAGAttgtttgctgctccttACCGAGGTCGAAGTTTTGGTTCCCTGTATCTCTTTTAGtcgtttccctccttttttttttcatcattttACAGTTCTCCAGCACGAACTTTCTCTCCCAGGGTTCTCACGTGGTTCAGTAGTGGCTCACCATCCTGCTATGCGCTCCGGTTTGTTCGGAACCGAGGGACTCCGTAAGGAAACTCCACGTGGCTacacggtggtggtggagggtACCACCGCGGTTCTGTTTCCACCAGCCGCCGGGAGCAGTACTCAAATTGGTCGAGGGTTCAGTGACATTGACAAGGAGGAGGTTgggaagcaaaggaaggaTGACTCTTGCGCCCCTAATTGCTCTCTAAACAGCAAGGAGGACAATACCTGCGGtgaagaagatgaggaaTGTGGCCAAGCTGTGTTT
Proteins encoded in this window:
- a CDS encoding actin, putative (actin-like protein 3, ungrouped (curated by B. Wickstead, Univ. of Oxford); similar to Actin 1/4. (Swiss-Prot:P14227) (Taenia solium;Diphyllobothrium dendriticum)), with protein sequence MVCSTERAPVVILDGGSHHLRAGYASDGAPRLDIPALVGHPRNRGVAVAAGMNEYEIGDVALAKRGMLTVSSPIESGRVVSWENMEKLWGHVMYSELRVRPESHCFIVPQSVNTPASQKEKTLELMMETFHVHSLFLGASQVLSLYSYGLTTGLVIDSGKDRTMAVPVHEGYALGRHVAESDVAGEKLTEYFASLLRLEGYSFGTPMEMQVLNNAKEDLCYVKPPIFNMTGPSAFFSPSEFPGECDYDLSLEGAPGEGFEDGREDHSSDERVFYLPDGNAIPISTHRSLTTEALFDFGILGSQYVPKSRYMTELGEIFQPSFPMGVSWLAFAAINNCQPVIRAQLYASIVLSGGNVSFPGTRERIETEVTQLYRETHTSEAVTPIAVNDIPCRVYSAWVGGSMLAGTSMFPHLAVSRQEYEEQGHRVVHCKCQ